One genomic region from Candidatus Caldarchaeum subterraneum encodes:
- a CDS encoding pre-mRNA processing ribonucleoprotein, binding region, which yields MSRVIVAPTGVGWAGLDDGGRLVLFRPFSEKVDELVRIVSSNDLPSGFVEAFLKELRDRGYSVLVYWDERVGDVLNKYAVSFGFSLERVEKRLVDVESLLPPSEVERFRELVRAVSMAVARQRIMAEAGRRDLHIVHAVRVLDDLEKTKNQLYVRVREWYSVHFPELSSLLTEGDDFLKLVSVPVLRHGLDERMVSKLLGPDLAKRVLEAAEKSVGGDMGPGDAAMLSATASLGLDVSRLAEKTAEYIRELMASEAPNLSAVAGPVLGSRLISLAGGLERLARLPASTIQVLGAEKALFRFLKTGRGSPKHGVIFQHPLIHMSPKWQRGKIARALATKISIAARIDYFSKEDRGAQLREALEKRVEEIRRKYASPPAKKTLAKQVERRRRRR from the coding sequence ATGTCTAGGGTTATTGTGGCGCCGACGGGTGTTGGCTGGGCTGGTTTGGACGATGGTGGAAGGCTTGTTTTGTTTAGGCCTTTTTCGGAGAAGGTGGATGAGCTTGTGCGGATTGTTTCCTCGAATGATTTGCCCTCGGGGTTTGTGGAGGCTTTTCTCAAGGAGCTGCGGGACCGTGGATACTCTGTGCTCGTCTACTGGGATGAGAGAGTGGGAGACGTGTTGAACAAATATGCTGTTTCGTTTGGCTTTTCTCTTGAGAGGGTTGAGAAGAGGCTGGTGGATGTTGAGTCTCTTTTGCCGCCTTCTGAGGTGGAGCGGTTTCGCGAGCTTGTTCGAGCGGTTTCCATGGCGGTGGCCCGGCAGCGTATCATGGCCGAGGCCGGGCGGAGAGACCTTCACATCGTCCACGCTGTGAGGGTGCTAGACGACCTTGAGAAGACGAAAAACCAGCTCTACGTCCGTGTGAGAGAATGGTATAGTGTTCATTTCCCTGAGCTATCCTCTCTCCTGACCGAGGGTGATGATTTTCTCAAGTTGGTGTCGGTCCCGGTTTTGCGGCATGGTTTGGACGAGCGGATGGTTTCGAAGCTGCTGGGCCCTGATTTGGCGAAGAGGGTTTTGGAGGCTGCTGAGAAGTCTGTCGGCGGTGACATGGGGCCCGGTGACGCAGCGATGCTTTCGGCAACGGCTTCCCTCGGGCTTGACGTGAGCAGGCTTGCTGAAAAAACCGCCGAATACATACGCGAGCTGATGGCTTCCGAGGCACCGAACCTATCAGCCGTAGCGGGCCCTGTTCTGGGCAGTAGGCTGATTTCTTTGGCGGGCGGGCTTGAGCGTCTCGCACGGCTTCCCGCAAGCACCATTCAAGTCCTCGGAGCAGAGAAGGCCTTGTTCAGGTTTCTGAAAACAGGACGCGGCTCCCCCAAACATGGCGTCATATTCCAGCACCCGCTTATACACATGTCTCCGAAGTGGCAGAGAGGCAAGATTGCAAGGGCCCTCGCCACCAAGATAAGCATAGCCGCACGCATAGACTATTTCTCTAAAGAGGACCGTGGCGCGCAGCTACGTGAAGCCTTGGAGAAAAGGGTTGAGGAGATACGTCGCAAATATGCTTCACCTCCTGCGAAGAAAACTTTGGCGAAGCAGGTTGAAAGGAGGCGTAGGAGAAGGTGA
- a CDS encoding signal recognition particle subunit SRP19, protein MIRREGLILWPVYFDSKSSRKQGRRVSRGLAVQRPSADDLAAACRRLGYEVEKNDAAYPRRWSRRTGYVVVKPRPKISKNMFLKMVAEELRKHGK, encoded by the coding sequence TTGATTAGACGTGAAGGCTTAATCCTATGGCCTGTTTACTTCGATTCTAAGAGCAGCCGTAAACAGGGGCGGCGTGTTTCACGGGGTCTCGCTGTTCAGAGGCCTTCCGCGGATGATTTGGCGGCTGCGTGTAGGAGGCTTGGCTATGAGGTTGAGAAGAATGATGCAGCTTATCCCCGGAGATGGAGCAGGAGAACAGGCTACGTAGTCGTGAAGCCGCGGCCGAAGATTTCTAAGAACATGTTTCTCAAGATGGTGGCGGAGGAGCTGCGGAAACATGGTAAATAG
- a CDS encoding ribonuclease HII, with the protein MLCGVDEAGRGCVVGPLVVAAVAAERDELPLLRALGVADSKTLSPRRREEIFEKLRASFRVGYMLVSPRRISSCLRVNGGDGLNDLEYGVMAELARSFRPRILFVDSPDRDVRRARRRLLEKLGVEMDVRCMVRGDRRHVLVAAASVVAKVVRDRKVAMLRRRLGDFGSGYPSDPRHGNGFSRTLDRQP; encoded by the coding sequence TTGCTTTGCGGTGTCGACGAGGCTGGCAGAGGCTGTGTGGTCGGGCCTCTGGTTGTCGCGGCGGTCGCCGCCGAGCGTGATGAACTGCCTCTGCTTAGGGCTTTGGGGGTGGCTGATTCGAAGACGCTTTCTCCGAGAAGACGTGAGGAGATTTTTGAGAAGCTGCGGGCGAGTTTCAGGGTCGGGTATATGCTGGTTTCGCCGAGGCGTATCTCCTCGTGTCTCAGGGTTAACGGTGGCGATGGGTTGAACGACCTTGAATACGGTGTGATGGCGGAGCTTGCGCGGAGTTTTCGGCCGCGGATTTTGTTTGTTGATTCGCCTGACAGGGATGTGAGGCGTGCTCGACGGAGGCTTTTGGAGAAGCTTGGGGTGGAGATGGATGTTAGATGCATGGTGAGAGGTGACAGGCGGCATGTTTTGGTCGCCGCGGCCTCTGTTGTGGCGAAAGTGGTGAGGGACAGGAAAGTGGCGATGCTTCGGCGGCGGCTAGGCGACTTCGGCTCAGGGTATCCATCCGACCCAAGACACGGAAATGGCTTCTCGAGAACCTTGGACAGGCAGCCATAA
- a CDS encoding tRNA (guanine-N2-)-methyltransferase, which yields MAPMFPTTNVGEPAAPTRSPVFYNPYSALSRDLTVVLARTFGDGVVVAEPLAGSGVRAIRLLVETNTVARALMNDINPNAVKVMRLNAEWNGVAERCEVFEGDAAVFLTRLSGWRDRVHYVDVDPVGAPVKFVENSLRAVANGGYIGVSATDLAPLVGNHPETCFRKYGLLSGKTFFPKEAALRLLASFVIQRGAALNIAATPVLSVQHRHFVRVFFHVLRGRSRVIKLLEKIGWIKSCNCLYKEVFSLQDFPDRVCPRCGGEAAVVGPAWLGPLHNGELVEKMLALSTDLPKAQKILERIRGEDDVVGYYPVDRIAHVRGVTPRSPLVLVASLRSMGYRASLTHVDPTAVKTDAPLEDLLKAAAG from the coding sequence GTGGCCCCCATGTTTCCGACCACTAACGTGGGTGAACCAGCTGCACCAACACGCTCTCCCGTCTTTTACAACCCCTACTCAGCCCTGTCAAGAGATTTGACGGTTGTCTTGGCCAGAACATTTGGCGACGGTGTTGTGGTGGCGGAGCCTCTCGCCGGCTCGGGGGTGAGAGCCATTCGTCTGCTGGTTGAGACAAACACGGTGGCACGGGCTTTGATGAATGACATCAACCCAAACGCGGTTAAGGTCATGCGCCTCAACGCGGAGTGGAACGGTGTAGCTGAGAGGTGTGAGGTTTTCGAGGGGGATGCGGCTGTGTTTTTGACACGGCTTAGCGGATGGCGGGACCGTGTTCACTATGTTGACGTCGACCCAGTAGGAGCCCCTGTTAAGTTTGTGGAAAACAGTCTACGCGCAGTCGCGAACGGTGGATACATCGGTGTCTCGGCCACGGACCTTGCACCACTCGTTGGAAATCATCCCGAGACATGCTTCAGAAAATACGGGCTATTATCCGGCAAAACGTTTTTCCCCAAGGAAGCGGCCCTCCGCCTCCTCGCATCATTCGTCATACAACGAGGAGCCGCGCTGAACATCGCTGCCACACCAGTCCTCAGCGTCCAACACAGACACTTTGTACGCGTATTTTTCCACGTGCTACGCGGCAGGTCACGTGTAATCAAGCTGCTTGAGAAAATCGGGTGGATAAAGTCTTGCAACTGTCTCTACAAAGAGGTTTTTTCGTTGCAGGATTTTCCAGACAGAGTTTGCCCGAGGTGCGGTGGCGAGGCCGCGGTTGTGGGGCCGGCTTGGCTTGGGCCTCTGCATAACGGCGAGCTTGTTGAGAAGATGCTAGCGCTGTCCACGGATTTGCCGAAGGCCCAAAAAATCTTGGAGAGAATTAGAGGAGAAGACGACGTTGTCGGCTATTATCCAGTAGATAGGATAGCTCATGTAAGGGGTGTGACGCCGCGGTCTCCTTTAGTTCTGGTTGCTTCTCTGAGGTCTATGGGCTACCGGGCTTCGCTAACCCATGTAGACCCGACGGCCGTTAAAACTGATGCTCCTCTCGAGGATTTGCTGAAGGCCGCTGCTGGATAA
- a CDS encoding segregation and condensation protein A: MRLDNGFAEQLMTAPWRILFDVTRLDRVKVWEVRLSEVLTEFAQVLRIQGYIDFNICGIAVHSAAIIHRIKSEKLLQADQPPKPKPKPEINIMPPIELPFKPELITATVQEIVTALQKALSQSGRSKTEAAPPQIMENRLILNEFIVKIEEELDKFIEKLREIFSVRTSITFSELVEGMPRLEAAKTFILLLFAAARRYVLLLQADEFSDLVILGGELSGASGGQQAGG, translated from the coding sequence TTGAGGCTGGATAACGGGTTTGCTGAGCAATTGATGACAGCTCCTTGGCGTATACTGTTTGATGTAACGCGGCTGGATAGGGTGAAGGTGTGGGAGGTCAGGCTCTCAGAAGTTTTGACGGAGTTTGCTCAGGTTCTCCGCATCCAAGGCTACATAGACTTCAACATCTGCGGAATAGCTGTCCACTCAGCCGCCATCATACACCGGATAAAGAGCGAGAAGCTTCTCCAAGCAGACCAGCCGCCCAAACCCAAGCCCAAGCCCGAGATAAACATCATGCCTCCCATCGAGCTTCCCTTCAAACCCGAGCTAATCACCGCGACAGTGCAGGAAATCGTGACAGCGCTTCAAAAAGCCCTCTCCCAGTCAGGCCGCAGCAAAACCGAGGCAGCGCCCCCCCAGATAATGGAGAACAGGTTGATACTCAACGAGTTCATCGTCAAGATAGAGGAGGAGCTTGACAAGTTTATCGAAAAGCTGAGAGAAATCTTTAGTGTGAGAACCTCCATCACTTTCTCCGAGCTTGTTGAGGGAATGCCCCGCCTCGAGGCCGCAAAAACCTTTATTCTCCTGCTCTTCGCAGCCGCGCGCCGCTATGTATTGCTTCTCCAAGCCGATGAGTTCAGCGACCTCGTCATCCTAGGGGGTGAGCTCTCTGGAGCCTCCGGCGGACAGCAAGCTGGTGGCTGA
- a CDS encoding segregation and condensation protein B yields the protein MAEALLFASDKPVDIKTLQRALKTRSPEKVRKIVETLKNEYSGRAVEIVELDGGRYYMRLRPDLAAHVKKYTRRRMLPHGVLKTLATIAYYQPIPLSTLAAIRGKDSYRQIKILQERGLVESEKKGRTSVLRTSRLFADFFGVENTPSAIKSLIDKMLASGGETTIKHASTPKKQNGSVAQRPSQAQKDGGKGSSSEG from the coding sequence GTGGCTGAGGCCCTTCTCTTCGCATCAGACAAACCCGTGGACATTAAGACGCTGCAGCGCGCCCTCAAGACAAGGTCTCCTGAAAAGGTTCGGAAAATCGTCGAGACGCTGAAGAACGAGTACAGCGGAAGAGCTGTAGAGATTGTTGAGCTGGACGGAGGTCGATACTATATGCGGCTGAGGCCCGACCTTGCAGCACATGTCAAAAAATATACGCGCCGCAGGATGCTTCCACACGGCGTCCTCAAAACACTGGCGACAATCGCATACTACCAGCCCATACCTCTTTCAACACTGGCGGCGATACGTGGAAAAGATAGCTACAGGCAAATCAAGATACTTCAGGAGAGAGGATTGGTCGAGTCTGAGAAAAAAGGCCGAACATCCGTTCTCAGGACCTCGCGGCTCTTCGCAGACTTTTTCGGCGTGGAGAACACCCCCTCCGCCATCAAGTCGCTGATAGACAAGATGCTTGCCTCAGGAGGCGAAACAACTATAAAACATGCTTCAACTCCGAAGAAACAGAATGGTTCAGTGGCACAGCGACCTTCACAAGCGCAAAAAGACGGGGGCAAAGGCTCATCCAGCGAGGGGTAG
- a CDS encoding fibrillarin-like pre-rRNA processing protein: protein MKPSIRPHPRFEGVYLVEGVEGLRPATKSLDPGFQVYGEELVRAVDGEYRVWNPFRSKLAAAILRDVKEIFIRPGSRVLYLGSASGTTVSHVSDIVGLRGVVYGVDFAPKVMQQFIQKVAERRNNVVPILADASKPESYAHLVGVVDVIYADVAWPAQADLVAANARLMLRKGGGVLLAVKARSIDSVEDPGKVVDREVRTLASSGFEIRETLGLEPFEKDHVMVAAVYLG, encoded by the coding sequence GTGAAGCCGTCGATTAGGCCTCATCCACGGTTTGAAGGTGTTTATCTCGTCGAAGGTGTTGAGGGGCTGAGGCCTGCGACCAAGAGCTTGGACCCGGGGTTTCAGGTCTATGGCGAGGAGCTGGTCAGGGCGGTTGACGGAGAGTATCGTGTGTGGAACCCTTTCCGAAGCAAGCTTGCAGCAGCAATATTGAGGGATGTGAAGGAGATTTTCATCCGGCCAGGGTCAAGGGTTCTTTACCTAGGCTCCGCATCCGGCACTACTGTTTCACATGTCTCCGACATCGTGGGGCTGCGGGGGGTTGTGTATGGTGTCGATTTTGCTCCAAAGGTTATGCAGCAGTTTATCCAGAAAGTAGCCGAGCGCAGAAATAATGTTGTGCCTATTTTGGCTGATGCGTCGAAGCCCGAGAGCTATGCACATCTCGTCGGTGTAGTGGATGTTATCTATGCTGATGTTGCTTGGCCGGCTCAAGCCGACCTCGTCGCCGCCAATGCGCGGCTTATGCTGCGGAAGGGAGGAGGTGTTTTGCTGGCTGTGAAGGCTCGGAGCATCGACAGCGTGGAGGACCCGGGCAAGGTTGTAGACCGAGAGGTGCGGACGCTTGCCTCTAGCGGGTTTGAGATAAGGGAGACGCTTGGGCTCGAGCCTTTTGAGAAGGACCATGTGATGGTTGCGGCGGTGTACCTTGGCTAG
- a CDS encoding nucleotide kinase, whose translation MTGRPGVGKTTALMSVVELLRKDGVRVGGFYTRELRETGVRKGFEVVDIISGETALLASVSTTPGPRIGRYVVMLDNLERLGVGSLEKGLETCDVLAVDEVGPMELLSNKFVETVEKILRSGKPSIFTVHVSATHPVAKSVRKLAGENLYLLDTVNRDRVPQVVYEVVKKWLRS comes from the coding sequence TTGACGGGCCGACCGGGTGTGGGCAAGACAACGGCGTTGATGAGTGTTGTTGAGTTGCTTAGAAAAGATGGTGTCAGGGTTGGAGGGTTCTACACCCGTGAGCTGCGGGAGACGGGTGTGAGGAAAGGGTTTGAGGTCGTCGACATCATAAGCGGTGAAACGGCGTTGCTTGCGTCGGTTTCCACTACACCAGGGCCCCGCATAGGCAGATATGTCGTCATGCTTGATAACTTGGAGAGGCTGGGTGTAGGTTCTCTTGAAAAAGGTTTGGAAACCTGTGATGTTTTGGCGGTTGATGAGGTGGGGCCCATGGAGCTTCTCAGCAACAAATTTGTCGAAACTGTTGAAAAAATTCTGCGGAGCGGGAAACCCTCGATCTTCACCGTCCACGTCTCGGCCACACATCCTGTAGCAAAATCCGTAAGGAAATTGGCTGGGGAAAACCTCTATCTTCTCGACACGGTGAACAGGGATAGGGTTCCGCAGGTTGTTTACGAGGTGGTGAAAAAGTGGCTGAGAAGCTGA
- a CDS encoding ribosomal RNA large subunit methyltransferase E FtsJ produces the protein MTKEQWLQRRREDPYWRKAKEMGYPSRAAFKLLEIQSRWKIIREGQRVLDLGAAPGGMAAVASDIVGEKGLVVAVDRQPLQLTRPNIVTIQADIYEARLTRDVQTALGEEFCDVVVSDLSPHHSGDYDLLVEQQIDLLEASLNLCHRFLRRGGNAVFKAFEHPRLRDFEKRMMRCFWKVERYVPRSTKKGSSEIFLLGLGYRGPPRRRLIQQRPSANPREEHQF, from the coding sequence TTGACGAAGGAACAGTGGCTTCAACGTAGGAGGGAGGACCCCTATTGGCGGAAAGCCAAGGAGATGGGGTATCCTTCACGCGCCGCCTTCAAGCTCCTCGAGATACAGAGCCGGTGGAAAATTATCCGTGAGGGCCAAAGAGTGCTGGACCTAGGGGCCGCGCCCGGAGGCATGGCGGCGGTCGCGTCAGACATCGTCGGCGAGAAAGGGCTGGTCGTGGCGGTGGACAGGCAGCCGCTTCAGCTCACAAGGCCTAACATTGTCACTATACAGGCAGACATCTATGAAGCCCGGTTGACTAGAGATGTTCAAACGGCTTTGGGTGAAGAGTTTTGCGATGTCGTGGTCTCCGACCTCTCGCCCCATCACTCGGGAGACTATGACCTGTTGGTCGAGCAGCAGATAGACCTCCTCGAGGCATCCCTCAACCTCTGCCACAGGTTTCTCCGCAGAGGCGGAAACGCCGTGTTCAAGGCCTTCGAGCATCCTCGTCTAAGAGATTTCGAGAAAAGGATGATGAGGTGTTTCTGGAAGGTTGAGCGATATGTGCCGCGGTCAACCAAGAAGGGTAGCAGCGAAATCTTTCTACTCGGCCTCGGCTACAGAGGCCCGCCTAGGAGGCGGCTTATCCAGCAGCGGCCTTCAGCAAATCCTCGAGAGGAGCATCAGTTTTAA
- a CDS encoding RNA-binding protein, protein MVNRQTLRRLKLLGEVLHSRRDYLVIRAYTVPRLGDKVYNGKGREVGHVSNIFGPVAEPYVAVKPAAEAEVVEGEALYVEKS, encoded by the coding sequence ATGGTAAATAGACAGACGCTGCGAAGGCTGAAGCTTCTCGGAGAAGTCCTCCACAGCCGCAGAGACTACCTCGTCATCAGGGCCTACACAGTGCCACGGCTCGGCGACAAGGTATACAACGGCAAAGGACGGGAAGTTGGTCATGTATCAAACATTTTCGGGCCTGTTGCGGAACCGTATGTGGCTGTCAAGCCGGCTGCGGAGGCTGAGGTTGTGGAGGGTGAGGCGCTATACGTAGAGAAGAGCTGA
- a CDS encoding transcription initiation factor TFIIB, with translation MAERTASTTPTKKMLLDSRGGVGPRVTSLLHDGGIGTISKGRLLSSEERLLSRLLSEVFWIADKIGLPRQAAEGAGELARKAVSSKVVKRSRRPAAAALVYLSANNNGLCKSIEEIASAADVPLNQLNREISKLVFGLNLRLKPFNVAALIDKLTRTLELPPTTANTACRIYQSAASLGKISGRKPAAISAAAVYLACRREGVKKPLSTVSEAAGISVLTLRKAIALLESAAGFK, from the coding sequence GTGGCGGAGAGGACAGCGTCAACAACCCCCACGAAAAAGATGCTGCTCGACAGCCGTGGCGGCGTTGGGCCAAGGGTTACAAGCCTTCTCCACGACGGGGGCATAGGGACAATCAGCAAAGGCCGTTTGCTCTCCTCTGAAGAGAGGCTGCTGAGCCGTTTGCTGAGCGAAGTTTTCTGGATAGCTGACAAAATCGGTTTACCCCGTCAAGCTGCAGAGGGAGCGGGCGAGCTGGCGAGAAAAGCTGTTTCCTCGAAAGTGGTCAAGCGTTCGAGAAGACCAGCCGCAGCGGCTCTAGTTTACCTGTCAGCCAACAACAACGGCCTCTGCAAATCCATTGAGGAAATTGCCTCGGCCGCGGATGTCCCGCTCAACCAGCTTAACCGCGAGATATCCAAGCTCGTATTCGGCCTCAACCTGAGGCTTAAACCCTTCAACGTCGCGGCCCTCATAGACAAGCTGACGCGGACGCTTGAGCTGCCGCCAACAACGGCCAACACAGCCTGCAGAATCTACCAATCCGCGGCCAGTTTGGGAAAAATCTCGGGCAGAAAACCCGCCGCCATATCCGCGGCCGCCGTCTACCTCGCCTGCCGCCGAGAAGGGGTTAAAAAACCGCTTAGCACAGTCTCCGAAGCGGCGGGAATCAGCGTCCTAACCCTCCGCAAAGCCATAGCCCTACTCGAGTCGGCAGCCGGGTTTAAATGA
- a CDS encoding small subunit ribosomal protein S8e — protein sequence MVQWHSDLHKRKKTGAKAHPARGRRKRERGGEINLVSLGEQKVVTRRVSGGNLKAAVLSTKTANVAVGPVVKRLEILRVVSNPSNRDYDRRKVITKGTLIETSEGLARVTSSPGQDGTVNAVLVKQGGA from the coding sequence ATGGTTCAGTGGCACAGCGACCTTCACAAGCGCAAAAAGACGGGGGCAAAGGCTCATCCAGCGAGGGGTAGGAGAAAGAGGGAACGAGGCGGCGAGATAAACCTCGTTTCGCTGGGGGAGCAGAAAGTGGTTACTCGGAGGGTGTCTGGGGGCAACCTAAAGGCAGCCGTTTTGTCGACGAAAACGGCCAACGTCGCCGTCGGCCCCGTGGTCAAGCGTCTCGAGATACTACGCGTAGTATCCAACCCCAGCAACAGAGACTATGACAGAAGAAAAGTAATCACCAAAGGCACGTTGATAGAGACATCTGAGGGCCTCGCAAGAGTCACGTCAAGCCCCGGACAAGACGGCACAGTCAACGCCGTATTGGTGAAGCAGGGAGGGGCTTGA